The proteins below are encoded in one region of Paenibacillus thermoaerophilus:
- a CDS encoding DUF4183 domain-containing protein, translated as MTKKNRLKCKFFKPTKRRKRRGRKKVIYQINCVIKRLNIICPKQKQQKQPFIGVKPKVRRYFFVAPHDINLSGEKIVLFPNQFVDDKGETVAKFIDFGQEGYFNLYVNGALQEGKLYHVNSDELTIISTGQTIYKGTPIILESIGFIISRKK; from the coding sequence TTGACGAAAAAGAATAGATTAAAGTGTAAATTTTTTAAACCTACAAAGCGTAGAAAGAGAAGAGGCAGAAAAAAAGTAATATACCAAATTAATTGCGTAATAAAACGTTTAAATATTATTTGCCCAAAACAAAAACAACAAAAACAACCTTTTATTGGTGTTAAACCAAAAGTAAGAAGATATTTTTTTGTTGCACCCCATGACATTAATTTATCAGGAGAAAAAATAGTTTTGTTTCCCAATCAGTTTGTTGATGATAAAGGCGAAACCGTTGCCAAGTTTATTGACTTTGGTCAAGAAGGTTACTTCAATTTGTACGTTAACGGAGCATTGCAAGAGGGTAAGTTATATCACGTAAATTCCGATGAGTTAACTATTATTTCGACAGGTCAAACGATTTATAAAGGAACCCCCATTATACTTGAATCAATCGGATTTATCATATCGAGAAAAAAATAG